AGGACTTCGATATCAGTCCTTATCTGAACCCCAAGGATGCGCGCAAGATGGATCTGTTCATCCAGTATGGCATCGCCGCCGGGGCGCAGGCCATCGACGATGCCGGCCTGGAGTGTACCGAGAATAATGCGCACCGGATCGGGGTGGCGATCGGCTCCGGCATCGGCGGTCTGCCGATGATCGAGCACAACCACAATGCCCTCAACAAGGGCGGCGCCCGTCGCATCTCGCCATTCTTCGTGCCGGGTTCGATCATCAACATGATCTCCGGCAACCTGGCGATCCAGCACGGCTTTCGTGGCCCCAACATCGCCATCACCACCGCCTGCACCACCGGTACCCACAACATCGGCTACAGTGCCCGGACCATCGCTTACGGCGATGCCGACGTCATGGTCTGTGGCGGGGCGGAGATGGCCACCACGCCACTGGGCCTGGGGGGCTTCTCGGCGGCGCGGGCGCTGTCGACGCGCAACGACGATCCTCAGTCGGCAAGCCGTCCCTGGGATCAGGATCGCGACGGCTTCGTGCTGTCCGATGGTGCCGGGGTGATGGTGCTGGAGGAGTACGAGCATGCCAAGGCCCGGGGGGCGACCATCTACGCCGAGCTCTCGGGCTTTGGCATGAGTGATGATGCCTACCACATGACCGCACCGCCGGAAGACGGTCGGGGCGCGGCCATGTCGATGGAAAACGCCGTCCGCGATGCCGGCATCGATCCCGCCAGCATCGACTACATCAACGCCCACGGCACCTCCACGCCGGCCGGTGACCTGGCCGAGAGCCGTGCCGTCGAGAAGGTGATGGGTGAGGGCGCGAAGTCCGTGGCGGTCAGCTCCACCAAGTCGATGATCGGCCACCTGCTGGGTGCCGCCGGCGCCGTCGAGGCGGTGTTCTGCGTGCTGGCGATTCGCGACCAGGTGGCTCCGCCCACCATCAACCTGGACACCCCCCAGGAAGGCTGCAATCTCGACTACGTGCCTCACAAGGCCCGGGAGATGAAGATCGACACCGCCCTGTCGAACTCCTTCGGGTTCGGCGGCACCAACGGCTCGCTGATCTTCACCAGGGTCTGATATCGCGATGGACGAGGCTGTGCTGCCGTTGGATGATCGCGGCCTGGCCTACGGCGACGGGGTCTTCGAGACCGTGCTGGTGCGTGACGGCACCCCGGTGCTGTGGGAGGCGCACCTGGCACGCCTCACGCGTGGCTGCGAACGGCTGGGCTTCCCTGCACCGCCCCGAGACACCCTCGAGGCATTGCCCGGTCGGGCGCCGGCCGGGCTCAGCGTGCTGAAGCTGATCGTGACTCGCGGCAGCGGGGGGCGAGGCTATCTGGCGCCGGCCGACCCTCAGCCTCGCCTGCGGGTACAGCGCATGCCCTTCGCGCCCGCCGAGGCACGCTGGCACGAGGGTGTGCGGGTGCGTCACTGCGCCCTGCGCCTAGGCATCCAGCCGCGCCTGGCCGGCCTCAAGCACCTCAATCGGCTGGAGAACGTGCTGGCCCGCGGCGAGTGGTCCGATCCCGGCATCGCCGAGGGGCTCTTGTGCGACAGCGAGGGGCGTCTCGTCGAGGCCACCTGCATGAACCTCTTCTGGCAGCGGGCCGGGCGACTGGAAACCCCGCGGCTCGATCGCTGCGGGGTGGCCGGCACCCTGCGTCAGGCACTGCTGGACGACCAGCCGATCGCGGAAGTCGAGGCGACCCCCGAGCGGCTCATGGAGGTCGAGGCCCTGTGGCTCGGCAACTCCCTGCAGGGGCTCTGGCCGGTGACTCGGCTCGATGACGACGAAGGCCGTGCGCTCATCACCTGGACGATCGGCGAGACACACCGTCGATTGCAGAACGACGCCCAGCGCCTGCTGGGCTATCCGTCGCTGACCTGATCCCGGTCGGCGGCGTTCCCCTGAGGAGACATCATGCGAGTGGGAAAACTTCTGCTGGTGCTGCTGGCCGTGACGGCCGCCGCGGCAGTCGGTGGCTATCGCTACTGGGA
The genomic region above belongs to Halomonas sp. YLGW01 and contains:
- the pabC gene encoding aminodeoxychorismate lyase, which encodes MDEAVLPLDDRGLAYGDGVFETVLVRDGTPVLWEAHLARLTRGCERLGFPAPPRDTLEALPGRAPAGLSVLKLIVTRGSGGRGYLAPADPQPRLRVQRMPFAPAEARWHEGVRVRHCALRLGIQPRLAGLKHLNRLENVLARGEWSDPGIAEGLLCDSEGRLVEATCMNLFWQRAGRLETPRLDRCGVAGTLRQALLDDQPIAEVEATPERLMEVEALWLGNSLQGLWPVTRLDDDEGRALITWTIGETHRRLQNDAQRLLGYPSLT
- the fabF gene encoding beta-ketoacyl-ACP synthase II, whose translation is MPRRRVVVTGLGLVTPVGNTVDDSWANIVAGNSGIAAIEHFDTSGFNTRFGGSVKDFDISPYLNPKDARKMDLFIQYGIAAGAQAIDDAGLECTENNAHRIGVAIGSGIGGLPMIEHNHNALNKGGARRISPFFVPGSIINMISGNLAIQHGFRGPNIAITTACTTGTHNIGYSARTIAYGDADVMVCGGAEMATTPLGLGGFSAARALSTRNDDPQSASRPWDQDRDGFVLSDGAGVMVLEEYEHAKARGATIYAELSGFGMSDDAYHMTAPPEDGRGAAMSMENAVRDAGIDPASIDYINAHGTSTPAGDLAESRAVEKVMGEGAKSVAVSSTKSMIGHLLGAAGAVEAVFCVLAIRDQVAPPTINLDTPQEGCNLDYVPHKAREMKIDTALSNSFGFGGTNGSLIFTRV